A region of the Sideroxydans lithotrophicus ES-1 genome:
ACCAAAGCGTGTTCGATACGCTCAACAACCTCATCACGGCATTGAATACCCCGCTTGCAGGAGCTAGCGCGGCTACCATAGCCGCCAACAGCCAGGCGATGAGCGACGGTATAAACGCACTGAACCAGGACCTGAACAGCGTGCTGGGTGTACGCGCCACAACAGGCTCGCGCCTGAACGAGCTGACTGCCTTGCAGTCCACCGGGACAGACCTCGGGCTGCAATACCAGAAAACGCTGTCGACCATCCAGGACACCGACTACAACAAGGCCATCACCGACCTGTCGCAGCAGAAGCTGATCCTGCAAGCGGCACAACAGTCGTTCGCCCAAGTGTCGAAATTGTCGCTGTTCAATTACATCTGATCCATTCCTGTTTCCAGAACGGCGCGCAACTCCATTGCGCGCCGTTTTCTATTTAGCGATCAGCGAGGAAACAAGTCAGACCCGGATTGGTTAGAATAAGCAGACGCTAGTTGGGTGCACGAAATATTTTGCCGACTTACTGATTCTCAAATCATCGGGCCATGATCGACAAGGAACGGACTGAAGCGGAAGCGCTATTCTTTCAGGGTACCAGCTGCATGCAGGCCGGCGATGATGCCGCTGCCGAAGACTGCTTCAGGGAAGCGCTGCGCATCGTGCCTGACTTTGCAGAGGCTTATGCCAATCTGGGACTGCTGCTGGAAAAGAAGGGCGACCTGGCGGCAGCGGAACAAAACTACCGGCGTTCCATCGAGCTCAACCCTGCCCACCCTGAAACCCATCTGAATCTTGGTGCGCTGCTGGCGTATATGAAGCGCTTCAACGAGGCCGAACTCGCCTATATGCAGGCGATCCTGCTCAGGCAGGATAGTCCCGCCGGCTGGTCGAATCTGGGCGTGCTCTACGCCTGCATGAAGCGGGAGGAAGAAGCCGAGCGGTGCTACCGCACGGCGCTGGCACTGGACGATTCATACAGGACGGCGCGTTTCAATCTCAGCTATCTGTTGCTGCGTCAAGGCAGGTTCGAGGAAGGATGGCCCTGCCTGGATGCGCGCAACTGGCTCACCGAACTGGCAAGACATCTTGCTTGCCCCCGCTGGCAGGGCGAGAGCCTGATCGGGAAATCCATATTGATCGGTTATGAGGCAGGACATGGCGACATGATCCAGTTTTGCCGCTACGCCGCAGTGCTGAAAAGGCAGGGGGCGACATCGATCACCCTGATCTGCCACCCGGCACTGAAGACCTTGTTCTCTTCTCTGGAAGACGTAGATAGCGTTATCGCACTGGATGAACCGATACCTTCTTCCGGGTGGGATTTCTGGACTCCTTTGCTGAGCATTCCCCGCTACTGCGATACGCGCATCGATTCCATACCGGCAAACATCCCCTATCTGTTTGTTCCGGAGGAAGCGATGGAGAAGTGGGGGACGCTGTTGCCCCAAGACGGTCTTCGTGTCGGCCTGGTTTGGAAAGGCAATCCGTTATTTGAAAATGATGCCGACCGCTCCTTGCCGGGACTCGATATGCTGGTTCCATTGGCGGCAGTGCCCGGTGTGCGTTTCATCAGCCTGCAAAAAGGTGCTGGCGAAGCGGAGGCGTTGGCACCGCCGGCAGGATTGCCGATCACCCACATCGGTTCGCAGCTGGCAGATTTCGCCGATACCGCCGCGGTGGTGATGAATCTGGACCTGGTCATCTGTGTCGATACCGCGATCGCGCACCTTGCGGGCGCGCTGGGCAAGCCATGCTGGGTCTTGCTGCCGGACTACAAGCCGGACTGGCGCTGGATGGCAGAACGCAGCGATTCGCCCTGGTATCCCGGAACCATGCGGCTCTTCCGCCAACCGGCGATGGGCGACTGGAAATCGGTCATCGTGGAGCTGGTTGCTGCACTGGAACAATGGCAACGCCAGCAGGCGGCCTTATTCGGCCAGCGTGGGATATAACCTCACGGCAATGTAAAGCAGGGCGCCAAACGTGCCGAACATGACGGCGAAATCCACCGTGTAGCCGTGGATGCTCTCCCCGCCTGTGATCATGAGGCCGCGCAAGGCGTCGATCAGGTAAGTGAGCGGATTGATCTGGGCGATGACGCGCAGCCACTCGGGCATGATCTCCAGCGGATAGATCGCGTTGCTGGCAAAGAACATGGGCATGGTCAGCAGCTGGCCGATACCCATGAATCGCTCGCGAGTCTTCACGATGCAGGCGATGACGAGCGAGAAGGTGGCGAATATCCCCGACCCCAGCATCACGCTGGCCAGCACGGCGAAAACGGATACTGGATCCAACTTGAGGGAAACATGCATCAGCAGTGCGATGAGATAGATGACCGTTGCCTGCAGGATGCCGCGAAACCCTGCAGCCAGAGCCTTGCCGAAGACCAGCGAGATGCGCCGTGCCGGACTTGCGAGCAGTTTGTGCACCACACCCAGGTCGCGTTCCCATATGATCCCTATGCCGTAGAAGATCGCGCTGAACAGCACGCTTTGCGCGAGTATCCCCGGTGTGATGAATGCCAGGTAGCTCAGCTGTCCGGTCTGTATGCCGCGAACCTGCGCGAGCACCTGCCCGAACACCACCAGCCACAGTACCGGCTGTATCGCGCGCGAGACGACTTCGGTCGGATCGCGCACGAGCTTGAGCAACTCGACTTCCACGATCGCGCTGCTCTCCCGTATGAATCGCTTCATCTGTTCATCCCTAGCCCAGACGCTGTGCGGTCCTGCGGGTCTGGGCGACTTCGCGGAAAGTCCCGCTCTCCTGTATCGAGCCGCCGGCATAATGCGCGAACACGTCATCCATGGAGACGCCCTCTCCCAATCCGGCGCGCAATTCGGAAGGCTGGCCGACCACGCTGATCCTGCCCCTGTGCAGGATCGCCAGACTGTCGCAGAGCTCCTCGGCTTCTTCCATGTCATGGGTGGTGATCAATACCGTCATGCCATAGTCACGCCTGAGATCCAGCAGGCGATCCCACACGATATGGCGGGCGACGGGATCGAGCCCGATGGTCGGTTCGTCCAGGAACAGGATCGCAGGGCGGTGCAGCATGGCTTGGGCAAGTTCGAGCCGGCGGATCATGCCGCCGGAATAGGTACGTACCAGCTTGCGAGCAGAATCGACCAGCCCCATGAACTCAAGAGCGTTCTTGATGCGGTCCTCCCGCTCCGTGTCGGGTATGCCATACAGTTTGGCCGACAAGCGCAGATTCTCGTAGCCGGTCAGCGCGCCATCGGCCGACACGAGTTGTGATACATAGCCGATGCAACGCCTGACCTCAGCCGGGGAACCGAGAATATCGAAGCCGCCGACTTTGGCCGTGCCGGATGTCGGCATCAGCAGGGTGGTGAGCATCTTGATCAGGGTGCTCTTTCCTGCGCCGTTCGCGCCGAGCAGCCCGAATATCTGGCCATAAGGAACACTCAGTTCGATCTGGTCCACGGCAGTCAGGTTGCCGAACTTGCGCGTCAGCTCGGTCGTGTTGATGGCAAAACTGTCAGACCCGGGAGTGTTCATGAATGTATATTATGTGCACAGCGTCTTCATGCTAGCCCGAGCCTAATGAACAAGCAACCTACATCGAATCCCATATCCGTCGCCGATGCGGTCTTCGGCAACAACGCCGGGCGCGATCCCGGCCTGGTCGCCATGAAGTACGCCAAGATGGCGCAAAGCCCGTTCATCTTCCTGCGCGGCGCCTGCCACCTGTTCTACGATAACTTGCCGGACTCGCCGCTCTTCCGCGACGCGCCTCTGGCCTGGTGCTGCGGCGACCTGCATTTCGAGAATTTCGGCAGCTACAAGGGCGACAACCGCCTGGTCTATTTCGACATCAACGATTACGACGAAGCTGCGCTGGCACCCGTCACCTGGGACATGGTGCGATTGCTGACCAGCATCCAGTGCGGTGCCGAGGCGCTCAATGCGACCCAGGACGAGGCATTGGCAGTCAGCCAGAGCTGCCTGCAGGCTTACCGCGATGCGCTCGTCAACGGCAAACCGCTGTGGGTCGAACGCGAAACCTCAGGCGGTCTTGTGCATGCGCTGTTGTCCACTTTGCAGGATCGCGAACGCGGCGCGTTCCTCGACAAGCGCACGATACGCAAGTCGCACCGGCGCAGCCTGCTGGTGGACGGAGTGAAGGCATTGCCGGCATCCGACACGCAGAAGGAACTCGTTGCCGGGTTCATGGCGGATTTTGCCGCCACCCAGCCCAACCGGGAATTCTTCGAAGTGATCGACATCGCCCGCCGCATCGCCGGAACCGGCAGTCTCGGTGTCGAGCGGTTCGTGGTGCTGGTGGAAGGCAAGGGCTCCCCCGATGGCAACTACCTGCTCGACATCAAGGAAGCCAGGCCATCGGCGCTGTCGCCGCACCTTGCCCGTCTCGGCATCAGGCAAGCGGCCTGGACGGACGAGGCGGTCCGGGTAGTGACGGCGCAGAACCGGATGCAGGCGGTCAACCATGCATTCCTTCATGCGGTGAGGCTTGGCGAACTGCCCTGTATCCTGAAAGGGTTGCAGCCCACGGAAGACCGGGTTTCCATCGGTACGTGGGGCAAGAAGCTGGATCGGCTCAAGGAGGTCGTTGAAACCATGGGGCGCATCCTGGCCTGGGATCAGTTGCGTGCCTGCGGGCGTGCTGGCGCAGCCACTGCCGATGAATTGATCGCCTTTGCACAACGCGACGACTGGATGAAAGAGATGCTGGATGCGGCGCGGTTCATGACACAGACAACACGGCAACAATGGAAAGAGTTCACGGCAGCATTGGATGGCCGGCAATCGCCGGTACCTGCTCCATGATCCGATAACGGCAGTTTGCAGAGATTCCCATGACTGAGCAACCGAATACCGCCCCGCTGTTTTCTGCAGCACAGCGCAAACATCTCGATGGCGATCTGGAATCTGCCGAAGCGCTGTACCGGGAGATCATCCAGGCAGACCCCGGGAATGCGCAAGCCATGCATTATCTGGGATATCTGCTGCAACAAACCGATCGCCTGGCAGAGGCGCATGAGCAGCTTGCTGCTGCGATCGCGCTTGATGATCGCCATTCCGAATGGCATTTCAATCTGGGTATCGTGCTTTCGAAACAGGGTCAAGCCGCTGCGGCTGCGGAGGCGTTCAGCAAAGCCGTTGTCATCGACCCAGGCAAGTATTTCTATTGGACCAACTTGGGGGCTGCATGCGAATCGAATCAGGAATGGGTCATAGCCGAGCAATGCTACCAGGCGGCGATCGACATCGATCCGGATTGCCCGGACGCCTTCTTCCTGATGTCTGCATTGTGTTTGAAGCTGGAACGTTTCCAGGAAGCGCAGCATTTCAATTATCGAGGCATTGTCGTCAGTCCGGCAGGCAGCAAACCAAAGGTGGTAGTGGGCCAGGCGCTGTATGAGCTGGGCAGGGTAGACGATGCGATCGCGTTGCTCGAGGACTGGCTGGTGGAAGAGCCGGGCAATCCGGTAGCGACACATTTGCTGGCTGCCTATCGCGGTCGGCAGATTCCGGCACAATGCAGCAATCCGTATGTCGAACAGACGTTCGATGAATTCGCGAACAGTTTCGAGAACGTCCTGGGCAGGTTGAAATATTGCGGCCCGCAATTGGTGCAAGACTTCGTGGCCGGGCTCGACATCCCTGCTGCCAGTTTGAGTGCACTGGATCTGGGTTGCGGTACCGGATTGATAGGCGAGGTGCTAAAACCCTATGCGCGTGAACTGGTCGGTGTCGATCTCAGTCAGGCAATGCTGGATCGTGCAGCTGCAAAGCGGATATATCGGCAAGTGCACAAGACCGACATCACAGAGTTCCTGCATGCCGGTCGCGAGCGATATGACCTGATCGCCTGCATGGACACATTCATCTATCTGGGACGGCTGGAAGAGGTGGCCGAACTGCTCTATCAAAACCTGGTACCTGGCGGCCTATTGATCTTCAGCACTGAAAAATTGTCCAATAGCTCCGGGCAGGATTACCGCTTGAACATCAGCGGCAGGTACAGCCACCACCAGGACTATCTGGACAGGATATTGCGTGACGCCGGGTTCGCGATGAAACAGATAAGGGATATGGCGATCAGGACTGAGTCGGGCTGCCCGATAGAGGGACAGTTCGTATGCGTCAGTCGGCCTGCTGGCTGAAGCCCGGCAATCCCCGCAACTGCGGCCACTCCACCGCATCCAGCATGTTCTTCACCACCAGGCCGAGTTCGGTATCGCCTTCGATCGACAGTTCGCGGTTGAAGAACAGCGTGTCGGGGTCTTCCTGGCGGGCGAGCATCTGCAGAAAGGCGGACAGGTTGGCGCGGAAACAAAGATCGGGTGATGCCGGTGCCGAAAACTGCGGGCGGAACAGGCCATCACGATAAGTGAAGCTGGCGCGACCGCCGGTATCCAGCACCTCGACCAGGAAGCTCCTGCCTTCCAGCAGTTCCAGGCTA
Encoded here:
- a CDS encoding ABC transporter permease; its protein translation is MKRFIRESSAIVEVELLKLVRDPTEVVSRAIQPVLWLVVFGQVLAQVRGIQTGQLSYLAFITPGILAQSVLFSAIFYGIGIIWERDLGVVHKLLASPARRISLVFGKALAAGFRGILQATVIYLIALLMHVSLKLDPVSVFAVLASVMLGSGIFATFSLVIACIVKTRERFMGIGQLLTMPMFFASNAIYPLEIMPEWLRVIAQINPLTYLIDALRGLMITGGESIHGYTVDFAVMFGTFGALLYIAVRLYPTLAE
- a CDS encoding tetratricopeptide repeat protein; amino-acid sequence: MIDKERTEAEALFFQGTSCMQAGDDAAAEDCFREALRIVPDFAEAYANLGLLLEKKGDLAAAEQNYRRSIELNPAHPETHLNLGALLAYMKRFNEAELAYMQAILLRQDSPAGWSNLGVLYACMKREEEAERCYRTALALDDSYRTARFNLSYLLLRQGRFEEGWPCLDARNWLTELARHLACPRWQGESLIGKSILIGYEAGHGDMIQFCRYAAVLKRQGATSITLICHPALKTLFSSLEDVDSVIALDEPIPSSGWDFWTPLLSIPRYCDTRIDSIPANIPYLFVPEEAMEKWGTLLPQDGLRVGLVWKGNPLFENDADRSLPGLDMLVPLAAVPGVRFISLQKGAGEAEALAPPAGLPITHIGSQLADFADTAAVVMNLDLVICVDTAIAHLAGALGKPCWVLLPDYKPDWRWMAERSDSPWYPGTMRLFRQPAMGDWKSVIVELVAALEQWQRQQAALFGQRGI
- a CDS encoding ABC transporter ATP-binding protein, translated to MNTPGSDSFAINTTELTRKFGNLTAVDQIELSVPYGQIFGLLGANGAGKSTLIKMLTTLLMPTSGTAKVGGFDILGSPAEVRRCIGYVSQLVSADGALTGYENLRLSAKLYGIPDTEREDRIKNALEFMGLVDSARKLVRTYSGGMIRRLELAQAMLHRPAILFLDEPTIGLDPVARHIVWDRLLDLRRDYGMTVLITTHDMEEAEELCDSLAILHRGRISVVGQPSELRAGLGEGVSMDDVFAHYAGGSIQESGTFREVAQTRRTAQRLG
- a CDS encoding DUF2252 domain-containing protein, which translates into the protein MNKQPTSNPISVADAVFGNNAGRDPGLVAMKYAKMAQSPFIFLRGACHLFYDNLPDSPLFRDAPLAWCCGDLHFENFGSYKGDNRLVYFDINDYDEAALAPVTWDMVRLLTSIQCGAEALNATQDEALAVSQSCLQAYRDALVNGKPLWVERETSGGLVHALLSTLQDRERGAFLDKRTIRKSHRRSLLVDGVKALPASDTQKELVAGFMADFAATQPNREFFEVIDIARRIAGTGSLGVERFVVLVEGKGSPDGNYLLDIKEARPSALSPHLARLGIRQAAWTDEAVRVVTAQNRMQAVNHAFLHAVRLGELPCILKGLQPTEDRVSIGTWGKKLDRLKEVVETMGRILAWDQLRACGRAGAATADELIAFAQRDDWMKEMLDAARFMTQTTRQQWKEFTAALDGRQSPVPAP
- the ubiT gene encoding ubiquinone anaerobic biosynthesis accessory factor UbiT codes for the protein MNIPNFKLPALVARIGHRLPQWPHALTLVAGLNAAAKMKLLPLDSLELLEGRSFLVEVLDTGGRASFTYRDGLFRPQFSAPASPDLCFRANLSAFLQMLARQEDPDTLFFNRELSIEGDTELGLVVKNMLDAVEWPQLRGLPGFSQQAD
- a CDS encoding tetratricopeptide repeat protein encodes the protein MTEQPNTAPLFSAAQRKHLDGDLESAEALYREIIQADPGNAQAMHYLGYLLQQTDRLAEAHEQLAAAIALDDRHSEWHFNLGIVLSKQGQAAAAAEAFSKAVVIDPGKYFYWTNLGAACESNQEWVIAEQCYQAAIDIDPDCPDAFFLMSALCLKLERFQEAQHFNYRGIVVSPAGSKPKVVVGQALYELGRVDDAIALLEDWLVEEPGNPVATHLLAAYRGRQIPAQCSNPYVEQTFDEFANSFENVLGRLKYCGPQLVQDFVAGLDIPAASLSALDLGCGTGLIGEVLKPYARELVGVDLSQAMLDRAAAKRIYRQVHKTDITEFLHAGRERYDLIACMDTFIYLGRLEEVAELLYQNLVPGGLLIFSTEKLSNSSGQDYRLNISGRYSHHQDYLDRILRDAGFAMKQIRDMAIRTESGCPIEGQFVCVSRPAG